In Nocardioides conyzicola, one genomic interval encodes:
- a CDS encoding heat shock protein transcriptional repressor HspR, giving the protein MAGRPRYEPPGPDSAVYVISVAAELSGLHPQTLRTYERLGLIMPGRTGGGGRRYTHRDVELLREISDLTSAGIGIEGVRRILDLENRVAALVQRNEELQAELAATREALRQAAAARRTDGPVNKLPVLRRPEPGQSVVVWRRGR; this is encoded by the coding sequence GTGGCCGGGCGTCCCCGTTACGAGCCGCCGGGTCCGGACAGCGCCGTCTACGTCATCAGCGTCGCCGCGGAGCTGAGCGGGCTGCACCCGCAGACGCTGCGCACCTACGAGCGGCTCGGGCTGATCATGCCCGGCCGCACCGGAGGCGGCGGTCGCCGCTACACCCACCGTGACGTCGAGCTGCTCCGCGAGATCAGCGACCTCACCTCGGCGGGCATCGGCATCGAGGGCGTCCGCCGGATCCTCGACCTCGAGAACCGGGTCGCCGCCCTCGTGCAGCGCAACGAGGAGCTGCAGGCCGAGCTCGCCGCGACCCGGGAGGCGCTGCGGCAGGCGGCCGCGGCGCGCCGTACCGACGGACCGGTCAACAAGCTGCCGGTCCTCCGCCGACCAGAGCCAGGTCAGTCCGTCGTCGTGTGGCGACGAGGCCGTTAG
- the clpB gene encoding ATP-dependent chaperone ClpB, protein MSTFGAEKFTTRSREAIEAAQVAATTAGHTHTEPIHLLVALLREEDGTPRNLVTKAGVDAKQLTARAEAALAALPTASGATVQQPSGSASLTRVLAAALDLASGMKDDFVATEHLLIALAGVESSAQKVLLDAGLTEAGLREGLTAVRGNRRVTSQDAESTYEALEKYSVDLTEAAEDGRLDPVIGRDSEIRRVIQVLSRRTKNNPVLIGEPGVGKTAVVEGLAQRVVAGDVPDSLKGRRVLSLDLAAMVAGAKYRGEFEERLKAVLEEIKDAGGQIITFIDELHTVVGAGAGGDSAMDAGNMLKPMLARGELHMIGATTLDEYRERIEKDPALERRFQQVFVGEPSVEDSIQILRGIQEKYEAHHGVRITDAALVAAATLSDRYITGRNLPDKAIDLIDEAASRLRMEIESSPEEIDQLRRQVDRLKMEQFALNRESDAASKDRLEKLGADLADKEEQLRALEARWDHEKSSLEGEGELRRRLDSVKVHADRLMREGKLDEASELLYGKIPELEKALAAAAESEDSTIDPLVGDEVGAEQVAEVVEAWTGIPVGRMLEGETAKLLKMEEVIGERLIGQRGAVTAVSDAVRRSRAGLSDPNRPTGSFLFLGPTGTGKTELAKSLADFLFDDERAIVRIDMSEYSEKHSVARLVGAPPGYVGYDEGGQLTEAVRRRPYSVVLLDEVEKAHPEVFDILLQVLDDGRLTDGQGRTVDFRNTLLILTSNLGSNFLVDPSLDETQKRESVLATVRGSFKPEFLNRLDEIVIFDALTLDELTHIVDLQLALLEKRLAVRRITISVSEDAKRWLADTGYDPAYGARPLRRLIQNAIGDPLAKALIAGEVADGGSVTIERAPSGDGLQLTTA, encoded by the coding sequence ATGAGCACCTTCGGAGCCGAGAAGTTCACCACCCGCAGCCGTGAGGCGATCGAGGCCGCCCAGGTGGCCGCGACCACGGCCGGTCACACGCACACCGAGCCGATCCACCTGCTCGTGGCGCTGCTGCGCGAGGAGGACGGTACGCCGCGCAACCTGGTGACCAAGGCGGGCGTGGACGCCAAGCAGCTGACCGCCCGCGCAGAGGCCGCGCTCGCCGCGCTGCCGACGGCGAGCGGCGCGACCGTCCAGCAGCCGTCCGGCTCGGCGTCGCTGACGCGGGTGCTGGCCGCCGCGCTCGACCTCGCCAGCGGCATGAAGGACGACTTCGTCGCGACCGAGCACCTGCTCATCGCGCTCGCCGGCGTCGAGAGCAGCGCGCAGAAGGTGCTGCTGGACGCCGGTCTCACCGAGGCCGGGCTGCGCGAGGGCCTGACGGCCGTGCGCGGCAACCGCCGGGTGACGAGCCAGGACGCGGAGTCGACGTACGAGGCGCTGGAGAAGTACTCCGTCGACCTCACCGAGGCCGCCGAGGACGGCCGCCTCGACCCGGTCATCGGCCGCGACTCCGAGATCCGCCGGGTGATCCAGGTGCTGTCCCGGCGTACCAAGAACAACCCCGTGCTGATCGGCGAGCCCGGCGTCGGCAAGACCGCCGTCGTCGAGGGCCTCGCCCAGCGCGTGGTCGCGGGCGACGTCCCCGACTCGCTCAAGGGTCGGCGGGTGCTCAGCCTCGACCTGGCGGCGATGGTCGCGGGCGCGAAGTACCGCGGCGAGTTCGAGGAGCGGCTCAAGGCCGTGCTCGAGGAGATCAAGGACGCCGGCGGGCAGATCATCACCTTCATCGACGAGCTGCACACGGTCGTCGGCGCGGGCGCCGGCGGCGACTCCGCGATGGACGCCGGCAACATGCTCAAGCCGATGCTGGCCCGCGGCGAGCTGCACATGATCGGCGCGACCACCCTCGACGAGTACCGCGAGCGGATCGAGAAGGACCCGGCGCTGGAGCGCCGCTTCCAGCAGGTCTTCGTGGGTGAGCCGTCGGTCGAGGACAGCATCCAGATCCTGCGTGGCATCCAGGAGAAGTACGAGGCGCACCACGGCGTCCGGATCACCGACGCCGCGCTGGTCGCCGCCGCGACCCTGTCCGACCGCTACATCACCGGGCGCAACCTGCCCGACAAGGCGATCGACCTGATCGACGAGGCCGCGTCCCGGCTCCGCATGGAGATCGAGTCCTCCCCGGAGGAGATCGACCAGCTCCGCCGGCAGGTGGACCGGCTGAAGATGGAGCAGTTCGCGCTCAACCGCGAGAGCGACGCCGCCTCCAAGGACCGGCTCGAGAAGCTGGGTGCGGACCTGGCCGACAAGGAGGAGCAGCTGCGCGCGCTCGAGGCCCGGTGGGACCACGAGAAGTCGTCCCTCGAGGGCGAGGGCGAGCTGCGCCGCCGCCTCGACAGCGTCAAGGTGCACGCCGACCGGCTCATGCGCGAGGGCAAGCTCGACGAGGCGAGCGAGCTCCTCTACGGCAAGATCCCCGAGCTCGAGAAGGCCCTCGCGGCCGCCGCGGAGTCCGAGGACTCCACCATCGACCCGCTGGTCGGTGACGAGGTCGGCGCCGAGCAGGTGGCCGAGGTCGTCGAGGCGTGGACCGGCATCCCGGTCGGCCGGATGCTCGAGGGGGAGACCGCCAAGCTCCTCAAGATGGAGGAGGTCATCGGCGAGCGCCTGATCGGCCAGCGCGGCGCGGTCACGGCCGTCAGCGATGCCGTACGCCGCTCGCGCGCCGGGCTCTCGGACCCCAACCGGCCCACCGGCTCGTTCCTCTTCCTCGGCCCGACCGGCACCGGCAAGACCGAGCTCGCGAAGTCGCTCGCCGACTTCCTCTTCGACGACGAGCGCGCGATCGTGCGCATCGACATGAGCGAGTACTCCGAGAAGCACTCGGTGGCCCGGCTCGTGGGTGCCCCTCCCGGCTACGTCGGGTACGACGAGGGCGGCCAGCTCACCGAGGCCGTGCGCCGCCGCCCCTACTCGGTGGTGCTGCTCGACGAGGTCGAGAAGGCGCACCCCGAGGTCTTCGACATCCTGCTGCAGGTGCTCGACGACGGGCGGCTCACCGACGGCCAGGGCCGCACGGTCGACTTCCGCAACACCCTGCTGATCCTGACCAGCAACCTGGGCTCCAACTTCCTGGTCGACCCCTCGCTGGACGAGACGCAGAAGCGGGAGTCCGTGCTGGCGACCGTGCGGGGCTCGTTCAAGCCGGAGTTCCTCAACCGGCTCGACGAGATCGTCATCTTCGACGCGCTGACCCTCGACGAGCTCACCCACATCGTC